Below is a genomic region from Acidobacteriota bacterium.
CTTTATCCATGTTGGGATAACGACGCAGGGTTTCTTTCAACTGGCGCTCGGCAAGTTTGGCGTGCGTGGTGTCGCGGTCAGGCGCTTGCACCTGTTTCAGATGAATTTCCGCCATCTTCATCATCGACTCAATGGCGAGCGGGTCATCGGGGAAAAATTCGACGAACTCGCGGTAATTGACTTCGGCTTGCGCGAGATTTTTGGTGCCGCCTTCAAGGTAAAACGAATCGGCAGCGGCGAGTTTGGCAATCTTCACCATAGGGCTTTCGGGGTAGGTGTTAATCAAGGTGCTCAGTAAGATTCTGCCGGTATCAAAGTTGCCCTTACGAATCGCCGTGATGGCTTCGCGCGTGAGTTCTTTATCACGCCCCGGCCCTTTGGCTTCTTCGAGAGTGATTTTGTTTTTGGATTTTCCGCCGCAGGCTGCAAACGCGAGCGACACGGCGATGGCGATAATTAAAATTTTGATAAATCTCATAGAAAAACTACCCTTATTCAAAGGATGAAGAGATGAGCAGGTGAAGAGATGATAAGGTGAAGTAGCGGGAAAATCGCCGCTTCATCTTATCACTTCTTCACCGCTTCAACTCAGGAAACACGGGTTAAATTGCCAGTGATTCTAAAGCTTTTTGACGCAAAGCGCGGGTTGCCGCTTCCGCATTGCCTTTGCCAAATACCGCAGAACCGGCGACAAACCATTCCGCGCCGCGTCGTGCAACTTCTGCAATATTCGGGAGGTCAATGCCTCCGTCAATTTCAATATGAATATTCAGTCCGCGATTTTGAATCATAGCGCGTAGCCGACTGACCTTGTCAAGCGCGGTCTCTATGAACGATTGCCCGCCGAAACCGGGATTGACAGACATCAGCAACACATAATCAATGAACGGCAAAATCTCTTCAAGGGTGGCAAGCGGCGTCGCAGGGTTTAAGACCACGCCGGGGCGACAACCGAGTTTGCGAATCGCTGTCACGGTGCGATGCAGATGCGCAACCGCTTCGACATGTACAGAGATGAGATTGGCTCCGGCGCGGGCGAAATCTTCGATATAGTTGTCCGGGTCGGTAATCATTAAATGACAATCGAGCGGCAGCGCGGTTACTTGACGAACCGCTTTCACGACGAGTGGTCCGATAGTGATGTTGGGAACAAAATGACCATCCATCACATCGATATGAATGATTCCCGCGCCACCGCGTTCTGCGGCGCGCACCTCTTCACCAAGCCTGGAAAAATCTGCGGATAGAATTGACGGGGCGATTTCAATCATAAGTCGGTTTCTGGTTTATAGTTTCAGGTTGTCTAACGTTGAGTTGGCGAAATTTTTGGATAAGCAATGATGACGAGCGGCTGTTGACCAAAAACCGGAAACCAGAAACTCCTCAGCGTCAATGCGGTTTGCGCTTTTGGTTTGCGCCGGGCCATTGCTGATGACGACCGTAACCACAGAGTTTTTCTTGACCGCGGAATTTGCCGCCGGTCGGGTTTCGATCACCGTATTCATCGCCGCCGCGTCATCGTTGCGGTGTTGTACGCGAAATTCGAGTTGCGCCGATTCAATCAACCGCTTGGCATCAATTTCGGATTTGCCCACGACATCGGGAACCCGGGTGTTGCCGCCGCGAAAGACGACATAGATGGTGACGGCGGCGCTCAGAATAAAGGCGAGCGTCAGAACCACAACCATTGCAAGCCTGCGCGAGATTGTCCAGATGATGCTGCCGGTGCTGGCGCGTTCGGATTTTGATTCGGGATTCATATCGGCAAAAGTCTAGCACTCGCTTGATACGGCTTTCAACTTTTGCGCGGTAGGATAGTTCTCGCAAAGGAGGCGAAACGCGAAGAGGCTAACTTGATTCTTTGCCGTCCTCCTTTGCGAGAAATTCTGGAAAGGGAACACGATATTTGAAATAACCGATGTTTATTGGGGTTTTCTCAAAACTTGAGTGAATGAAAATTTAAATACGCAACTGGATAAACGAAATTTTATTGATTGATTAACCGATGCCGACGACGCGCGCATGTTGTTCGGCGGCTAAACCGGCAAGCCAGATTAAATTGTAGAGTCCATATAAACCGATGCCGAATGCCGCCAGCATAATCAAATAATAAACCACCGCTACGACGCTTAATGACCGCTCTTCAATAAATTCTTCCGATAACGAATTCATTGCTCTCCTCCAAATGTTTTTTGTTGTTTTGAACTACGTTTGCAATTACGCGAGGCTGGATGCGGTCGGATTTCAGGTTTTAAAAAATAAATGAGCCGCAAAACATTCGATGATTTTGCGGCTTGCGTTGGGAGATGATTTCGCGTGAGAAGCTTGGAAAACGATTGGCGATTGAGAAAATAAAAACCCTTTAGAGAGCCTTTAACTTCCGGCTTTGAGAATGCGTTCGATGAGTTTGGCGTCGTCGGGCAAGAGTCCCACCTTCGCGAGTCGTGGCGTCAGCGTCATCCAGTTTTTATCCATTGCAAAAACCTTTTTAAAAAGCGGCAATGATTCATCCACACGTTTCATATTCACCAGCGCCACGGCGTGCCAGTAAACCATCTCGGCATTGTCGGGGACGAGCCGCGCGGCGGCGCTGTATTCGCGGAGCGCCGCTTCGTTATCGTTCTTTTCAACCGCAAGGTCGCCTGCATTCATGTGATTGTAAGCGCGATGCACCAGCAATAAGCGGCGCAATTCTTTGAGCGGTTCGGGACTATCATCCACACGAATATCAAAGATTTTATCCGCCCAGGGCTTGCCGGTTGATTTACCCGCGACGACAATCAAGGCGGCAGATTGTTTGCCGCGAATATCGCCGCCGACCGCTTGCGCAGCTTCAAGTGCCGCCATCATGCGTTCAGCCAGATCGCCTTTGGTTTTCTCGAAAGCCTCAGCCATCGCGCCCCACACTTTATTGCTGAGCATGAGGTTGGCTTGCACGGAAAAATTTTTGCCGACAATATGACCGGCTTCGGGAATGTCTTTTGCGCCGGTATGCGCCGCGACCCGCCCCTCAGCGTCAATCATCGCGACCTGGCGCACCTCGCGCCCTTCGTCACCCGCCAGCAGAGCTTTTAAAGCATCGGGCGCGCTTTTGCCTGTGCGCATGAGTTCGAGTCCGAGTTTGCCGTAGCTTGGGTCAACGAAGGATTGCGTAGCGACCGCGCCAACACCGGCTTCCGCCCACGGGACGGTTGAGCCGACATTGAACCAGTGCGATTGTACAGCTACGCCGATTTGTCCGGTTTCCGCATCCCGCGCCACGATGGAATAGGTATGCACCGGGCGCAACGGTTTGCGAGAGGTTGCGAATCCGTCTTGTGCAATCTGCGTATGGTGATGGGCTAACGATTTTTTTGTATCGTTAATGGAGGGATTGGTTTGTGCGGCGATTTTGAGCGCCGCACATGAAATGAAAACTAGAACAAAAAAGCTTGGCAAACGCATCAGGCTAATCCTATAGCTTCCATACCGAGCCGGTCTTTTTCGCTCGGACGGCGAACCGCGCCGAGCAGGAAATCGGCAAACGGCAACACGACATTGAAATTTCTGCCGGGGTAGATATGGTGCATGTAGTGGTAACGCGCCAGGAATTTGTAAATCGCCAGACGCGAGAAAAATCTCGGTTTGGGAACGTGCATCTCGGTGTGGATGATGTTCCAGGCAAAGTGATGGAAGATAACCACTGCCACAAAAATAATGCTGCCGACTGCCGAAAAAAAGTAAATGATTCCGGCAAACGGCAAAGAGAAAAGGAAGCCCAACAGAACATTGAGCTTGAGATTCAAATGTTTGCCTTCGGGGTCGGGTTCGTCATTAAAGGTTTTGTAATATTTGCCGTGATGCAGCAAAGCATGTTCTTCATAAATCGCGCCCCAATAGGCAATCAATTTGTAGATGAATCGGGGAAGCCCTTTGCGATGCATCATATAACGATGGACGACGTGTTCGGCAAATGACATAAAGACTGCGCTAAACACAAGCCAGCCAGCTATCGAATAAAATAATTTCAATTAATATGGTCTCCTTAATTTAGTCTGGGTAGCGGTCGCTTTACCGGGTTACTCGCTGATAATTTCGAGTTCGCCTTTTTCGCGACGCGCGCGAAGCACCTTTTTATCGAATTTACCGACACTGGTCTTGGGTACTTCGCTAATAAAAGACCAGCGTTCCGGTATCCACCACTTGGCGACTTTTTTGCTTAAATAATCGCGCAACTCAGTGGCGGTTGTCATTGAACCCTCTTTGAGTACGACACAGGCGAGCGGACGTTCATCCCATTTCTCGTCGGGTACGGAAATCACTGCGGCTTCGATAACCTCCGGGTGACCCATAATCGTGTTTTCCAATTCAACGGTGGAAATCCATTCGCCGCCCGATTTGATGACGTCTTTGGCGCGGTCGGTGATTTGAATGAAGCCTTTGTCATTGACGGTTCCGACATCGCCGGTACGCAACCAGCCGTCATGGAATTTTTCCGGCGCATCATCGCCATAATAAGAGCCGGTAATCCAGGGTCCGCGCACTTCGATTTCACCGACCGATTCGCCATCCCAGGGCAATTCGGTTTCGTCATCCATTAAACGCAATTCAACGCCCATCGCCACGCGCCCGGTTTTGACCCGCCATTCGATCTCTTCTTCCGGGTCGATGCCTTTCGGCGGAATCGCCATTGCGCCAATCGGTGAAGTTTCCGTCATGCCCCACGCTTGAATAATGGGTATGCCATAACGTTGTTCAAATTTTTCCATCAACACGCGCGGCACCGCCGAACCGCCACAGATGATTCTTTTCACCGAAGACAAATCCACAGGGTTGTTTTCCGCATAACGTAGAATGTCGTTCCAGATGGTCGGCACCGCGCCGGAAAAGGTTGGGCGTTCCGCAGCGATGAATTTGCAAAGCGGCTCGGCTTGCAAAAACCGATTCGGCATCAGGAAATCCGCGCCCGCCATCCAGCAGGCATACGGCAAACCCCAGGCATTCGCATGAAACATCGGCACAATTGGCAAGACGCGGTCGCTTTGATTGAGCGCCAGCAGCATCGAAGAGGTCGCGGCAAACGAATGCAGATAATTGGAGCGATGCGAATAGACCACGCCTTTCGGATGGCCTGTAGTGCCGCTGGTATAACACATCGCTGCCGCCTGTCGTTCATCAATTTCAGGAAAAGCGAAATCACTGTCTTCATTTTCGATTAACTCTTCGTAACGCAAAACTTCAACGCCAAGCGCCGACGCATCGCCGTTGCCGACGACGATATATTTTTCAACGGTCTTTAAATCCTTGACCACGCGGGCAAGCAAGGGCACCAGCGAATCATCAACGATGATGATTTTGTCTTCGGCATGATTGGCGATGTAAGTGAGTTGGTCAGGAAACAGGCGCAGATTCAGGGTGTGCATCACAGCGCCCATGCAGGGCACGGCAAAATAGGCTTCGAGGTGTTCCTGATTGTTCCAGCAAAAGGTCGCGACGCGGTCACTGGATTTAACACCGAGTTTGGTAAGCGCGTGGGCAAGTTTCCCGACCCGCCGGGCGACTTCCGCGTAAGCGGCGCGGCGCGACTCATCGCCCATAAAAGTGATGACTTCGCTGTCGGGATAAATCTTTCTTCCGTGTTTAAAAATTTCAGTAATCGTCAAAGGTCTATCCTGCATGGTGCTGAGCATCATCTTATTTTCTCCTGTAAATGAATATAGAGAGCGGCGAGACATTATCTTAAACGGCGGCGTATTGAGCAACCTGACCTGAGATTTATTGTTGGGAAATTTAAGGATATAACCCTAAACGAACCCAACTGAGACGGGCGACGATTTGCGCTTCGCGGTTCATTCTTAAACGGTTTACCGTTACTGTGCCAATCGCTGTTAAGCTTTGAATCTGTCCGGTCTCAACATCGAATTGAAAATGCATATTCCAATCATCAATGCGTGGGTTAAAAAATCGCACTTCCTCTTGCGTGAGTGCATCAACTGCGCCCGTGCTATTTGATTTATGGAGATTGCAAGCGCGCCATGAGTTCGCTTAAACGGGATTGTTGCGCGGCAGTGAAAAATTGGTCAGCGCGTAAATTTTGAATGACCACCAACATATTCGCTTCTTCTTCGCTCAACTGTTTTGTGAGTTCATCAAGCGCCTCTCCTGCGGTTTTACCTACGGACTGTTTGTGTCCGGCAATGGCGCGATAAGACTTGATTTTTTCGTCAACCTGTTCAGGCAATATCGCAATTGTGGTCATGAGCATTTACCTCTCGGCAAATTATACTGATTTGCTTTGCAAGCGCGAAGGTAAAAGTAAAAAGAGTAAACCGACGGAAACGGTTGCCAGCGCGGCTCCGAAATAAAAGGTCGCGCTTGGATTGATTTTATCCCACAGCACCCCGGCAACGTAGCTTGCGACAATTTGTGTGACGCCGTTGACCGCAGAAAAAATGCCGATTGCCGTGGCGCGTCCCATCTTTCCGGCGGTGTCTATCGCTAAGGCTTTGGCAACGCCATCGGTGAGCGCCGGGAAGAGTCCATAGAGGGCAAACAGCGGCCAAATCATCCACGCCTGACTTGCCGCGCCGAAACCGACATAAACCAGCGCATACATGGCGTAACCGATGACGAGAATATTGCGGCGTCCAAAACGGTCGCTGGCGCTTCCCGCAGGCATTGAACCCAAAGATGAAACTGCGTTAAACAGCGCATAAGCGAGAATCGCTGCGGTCGTTGAAAGCCCCAACTGTTTGCCGCGTAAAATCAGAAAGGAGTTTGCCGAGTTCGCCAAGCCAAAAATCGTGGTGACGATTAAAAAGCGTTTATAAGCGGGCGTGAAATTTTTAAAGACCGAAGGCTTTATTTGCGGAGTTTCAGTTGCGCCTTTACCAACGGTTGATTGATGCGCTACCGCCTCGCCGGTTTCACGAACGGCGAGAATCATCAAGGCAGCTAAGAATGCCGGAACGCTGGCGATAAAAAAGATGTGGCGTTCGGTTAAACCAAAGCTGTTGAGAAAGAGAATACAAAGCAGCGGTCCCACAACCGAGCCTAGATAATCCATCGCCCGGTCGTAACCAAACACTTTGCCGCGTGCAGATGCCGACGCCGCTTCCGAAAGCAATGCCTGTTTTGGCGCGGAACGTATGCCTTTGCCGATGCGGTCGGCAAAGCGCGCCGCTAAAACCACACTCCAGAAATTCGCCAGCCCGACAACCGGTCTTGAAATCGCCGACAGCACAAACCCGACAAAGGCGATGGGTTTACGTTTTCCCGAACGGTCAGAGAGCCAACCGGCGATGACCGGAATAATATTGGCAAAGCCGTTGGTGATGCCTTCGATTAAACCGATGACGGTTGCGGGCGCATGTAAAACCTGTGTGAGAAAAATCGGAATCACCGGATAGATCATTTCGCTCGATGAATCCGACAAAAAACTCACCAGCCCAATGATGATGGCGCTACGCGATAGTTTTTCTTTAGTTGAGGTTTGAGTTGCCAGCATGTTAGCGATTGGCGATGACGCAACAAAAGTTCAGCGGATTTTATCCGGTTCGTGACCCAGTTCGCGCAACTTCGCCGCCAGTTTTTCGGCGCGCTCCAGAGCGGCTTCTTTTTCAGCGCGTTCTTTCTCTTTTTCAGCGCGTGCTTGTTGAATGCTCTCTCTGCCTGTAGCAATGAGATTGCCTTGCATATCCGTCCAGCGTAACCAGGTCGCTTTCCAGCCTTCGTATTCGCCTTCCCACAAAGCCAACCCCAAGCCTACATCATCCAACTTTCTTGAGAGCTGGCGACGATACTTGAAACCGTGCAATTTATAAATCTTTAAAACATCTTTGCCGAGTTGTTTTTCCGGGTCGAAGACGATGTAATAGACCACGCGCATGGTCGCATATTTTTTCAATTTCTCGCCGAGTTCTTCGCCAATCGTATTCGATACCACTTCGACGACGACATCGGGCGGCTTGCCGTATTCCCAGACGAAATAGCACCGATGTTCTTTCGCCCACAAATCATCGGGCAGTTCAACATCGAGACTCAAAAACATATCCGGCACGATGGGCGGATTTTTGGCGATGTAAAAAATGCCGACGTTTGCCATCGCCACAAAAGTTCGTTCATCGCCGGGACCTTGCCAGGAACTGTAAAGCGGTTCCGTAAGCAGTCGCTGTTGTTTCTCCGATAAGATGTTGTCTACCGGTTCATCATCCTCCGTGATTAAATGGTCAACATTTGGCGCATAGATGATTAGCGGTTGAGACATTCGCCCTCCATTGGTTTTGCGATATAAGCTCTGCGCGGATTATACAACCTGAACAAAGCGCGCGGCTACCGCTTTATTTTTCTGCGAGCGTCAGTTTCGCAATGAAATACCACGAGCCGTATTGGTCGAGTTCGATGTTGGCGACGCGCGAGCTTGCAACCAGGACATTCGATTGATACCACAGATAAATCTGCGGCAAATCTTCGGCAACCTGTTTTTGAATTTTTGCATACAAATCCAACTTGGCGGCGCGGTCATTGGCGCGTTCGGCTTCAACAATCCACTGATCGAGTTGCGGATTGCAATAACGCATGCGATTTTGCCCGCCTCTGTCGGTCAGTAGCCGCGCGATGTCTAAATAAATCTGTTTCTTCTCACTCGCCTCATTGGTTGACTCAGCTTTGCCAGCCAGCGCCTGCACTCTGGCATTCGGACAGAATTGTTTTTTCGCAAGATTGGCGGCAAGCGTATTCAACAATGGTTGCATTTTCGTTGTGTCGGTTTCGGCGCGAAGCCGAGCAATCGCGTCGTTGAATTCCGTGTTTTGATAGCGGCTGTGATAGATGAATTGAAAGACGTCAGTGTTGTGATTTGCGCCGATGACCCGCAGGTAATACATATCGAATTGCCCTTTGGTCACTTTATCCAGCAGGGTTGCAAACTCGAAGGATTCCAGTTCAAGGTTGATGCCAACTTGTCGCAGTTGCTCTTTCATCACCGAGGCGATGTTGCGGGTAATCTGCGTGGTGTTGGTCATGATTTTAATCGTCAACCGCATCTCTGCGCCGTCGCCATCCGGGTCTTTAAACCCGGCTTCATCCAAAAGTTGTTTGGCGCGTTCCGGGTCGTGGTCATACACGCGGACATTTTTTTCGTAAGCCCAATGCGAAGTCGGCAGAATGGCTTCGGCGCGGGTCGCCTGATCGCGCAACAATCGTTTGATAATCACATCACGGTCAATCGCGTAAGCTACCGCCTGGCGCACTTTCGCATTCGACATTGGCGACGAAGGCGCGAGATTGACGCCCATATAATCGACATTGACGCCTTTGACTTCGATGACCTGTGTGCCGCGTCGCCCGCGCAAGGCGCGAACCGTTTCGGGGTCAAAGCCGGTGTTGTAAGCCAGGTCAATATCGCCGCTCATGACTTCGGCTTGTCGCGTGCTGTTATCGGCAACGAATTTGACTTCGACGCGGGGGATGTGCGGCGCGCCTCCCCAGTAGTTCGGGTTTGCCGCGAGTTTCACCGCGTCGCCTTCGGTGTAGGAGACGAATTTATAAGGTCCCGAACCGATTGGCGCGGTGCTCATTTCAACGCCTGCGCCATCCGGGATGATGCCGATTGCCGGAAGATTTGCAAGAAAAGTGTAGTACGGTTCGCGGGCGCGAAAGACAACGGTCATCGCATCAGGCGTTTCAATCGAGGAGATTTTATCAAGCAATCCGCGAATCGGTGATTTGAGTTCCGGCGAAAGCAAGGATTGAAACGTGTATTTTACATCGGCTGCGGTGAGCGGTTTGTCATTATGAAACCTGACGTTCGGGCGCAGATGAAAGGTGAAGATTTGATGGTCTTCGGATTCTTCAAACTTTTCGGCAAGCGACGGAATGAGTTCAAAGTTATCATCTTTGACCAGCAAGGTGTCATAGATAAGTTGCATGATGCGCGCCGAATAGGTGTTATTCGTCGAAAAGCGCGGGTCAAATCCACGCGGCAAAATTTCAATGGCAATCACCAGCGTCCCCGCATCGCGTCTTGGCTTGCAACTCGATAGCGGAATCAGGAAAGCGATGAGCAGTAGGCAGTAGGCGACACGTAGTAGGCAGTAGGCAGTAGGCAGTAGGCAGTTTTTCTTGGCGCGCGCGCGGTGTTTATGAAGGTTCATTGTTGATTTAAGTTGAAGTTGAAAGTGATGACGGTGACACGATACACCTGTGCGTTTTTGTTATTTAAAGATGAACTTGTGTATGTGCCGAACTTCCATTCCATTGCCGCTTTTTGCGCTACATCCCAGAGTAACGGATGACCCGTTAATCCACAGGCTTTAATAACATCGCCTTTTTCATCCAGCAACACTTTAACAATAATTGAGCCTTGAATACGTGCTTCTTTGGCAAATTGCGGATATTCAGGCGCAACTCTCATTTTCTCTTTTTCATGACTTCTTCTTGTTGCTTTATATTTAGAAAAGCCGCAGTCTCGTTCTTTATCTTGCGCAAGACTCACCAAAGCGCAAGAAAACACGACAAGAAAAACTGAAAGCCTGAATTTCATCTTCATCTGAACTGCCTACCGCCTACTGCCTGCTGCCTACTGCTT
It encodes:
- the rpe gene encoding ribulose-phosphate 3-epimerase; amino-acid sequence: MIEIAPSILSADFSRLGEEVRAAERGGAGIIHIDVMDGHFVPNITIGPLVVKAVRQVTALPLDCHLMITDPDNYIEDFARAGANLISVHVEAVAHLHRTVTAIRKLGCRPGVVLNPATPLATLEEILPFIDYVLLMSVNPGFGGQSFIETALDKVSRLRAMIQNRGLNIHIEIDGGIDLPNIAEVARRGAEWFVAGSAVFGKGNAEAATRALRQKALESLAI
- a CDS encoding PASTA domain-containing protein encodes the protein MNPESKSERASTGSIIWTISRRLAMVVVLTLAFILSAAVTIYVVFRGGNTRVPDVVGKSEIDAKRLIESAQLEFRVQHRNDDAAAMNTVIETRPAANSAVKKNSVVTVVISNGPAQTKSANRIDAEEFLVSGFWSTAARHHCLSKNFANSTLDNLKL
- a CDS encoding DUF1028 domain-containing protein produces the protein MRLPSFFVLVFISCAALKIAAQTNPSINDTKKSLAHHHTQIAQDGFATSRKPLRPVHTYSIVARDAETGQIGVAVQSHWFNVGSTVPWAEAGVGAVATQSFVDPSYGKLGLELMRTGKSAPDALKALLAGDEGREVRQVAMIDAEGRVAAHTGAKDIPEAGHIVGKNFSVQANLMLSNKVWGAMAEAFEKTKGDLAERMMAALEAAQAVGGDIRGKQSAALIVVAGKSTGKPWADKIFDIRVDDSPEPLKELRRLLLVHRAYNHMNAGDLAVEKNDNEAALREYSAAARLVPDNAEMVYWHAVALVNMKRVDESLPLFKKVFAMDKNWMTLTPRLAKVGLLPDDAKLIERILKAGS
- a CDS encoding long-chain fatty acid--CoA ligase, which codes for MLSTMQDRPLTITEIFKHGRKIYPDSEVITFMGDESRRAAYAEVARRVGKLAHALTKLGVKSSDRVATFCWNNQEHLEAYFAVPCMGAVMHTLNLRLFPDQLTYIANHAEDKIIIVDDSLVPLLARVVKDLKTVEKYIVVGNGDASALGVEVLRYEELIENEDSDFAFPEIDERQAAAMCYTSGTTGHPKGVVYSHRSNYLHSFAATSSMLLALNQSDRVLPIVPMFHANAWGLPYACWMAGADFLMPNRFLQAEPLCKFIAAERPTFSGAVPTIWNDILRYAENNPVDLSSVKRIICGGSAVPRVLMEKFEQRYGIPIIQAWGMTETSPIGAMAIPPKGIDPEEEIEWRVKTGRVAMGVELRLMDDETELPWDGESVGEIEVRGPWITGSYYGDDAPEKFHDGWLRTGDVGTVNDKGFIQITDRAKDVIKSGGEWISTVELENTIMGHPEVIEAAVISVPDEKWDERPLACVVLKEGSMTTATELRDYLSKKVAKWWIPERWSFISEVPKTSVGKFDKKVLRARREKGELEIISE
- a CDS encoding MFS transporter, which produces MLATQTSTKEKLSRSAIIIGLVSFLSDSSSEMIYPVIPIFLTQVLHAPATVIGLIEGITNGFANIIPVIAGWLSDRSGKRKPIAFVGFVLSAISRPVVGLANFWSVVLAARFADRIGKGIRSAPKQALLSEAASASARGKVFGYDRAMDYLGSVVGPLLCILFLNSFGLTERHIFFIASVPAFLAALMILAVRETGEAVAHQSTVGKGATETPQIKPSVFKNFTPAYKRFLIVTTIFGLANSANSFLILRGKQLGLSTTAAILAYALFNAVSSLGSMPAGSASDRFGRRNILVIGYAMYALVYVGFGAASQAWMIWPLFALYGLFPALTDGVAKALAIDTAGKMGRATAIGIFSAVNGVTQIVASYVAGVLWDKINPSATFYFGAALATVSVGLLFLLLPSRLQSKSV
- a CDS encoding Uma2 family endonuclease; amino-acid sequence: MSQPLIIYAPNVDHLITEDDEPVDNILSEKQQRLLTEPLYSSWQGPGDERTFVAMANVGIFYIAKNPPIVPDMFLSLDVELPDDLWAKEHRCYFVWEYGKPPDVVVEVVSNTIGEELGEKLKKYATMRVVYYIVFDPEKQLGKDVLKIYKLHGFKYRRQLSRKLDDVGLGLALWEGEYEGWKATWLRWTDMQGNLIATGRESIQQARAEKEKERAEKEAALERAEKLAAKLRELGHEPDKIR
- a CDS encoding ABC transporter substrate-binding protein codes for the protein MNLHKHRARAKKNCLLPTAYCLLRVAYCLLLIAFLIPLSSCKPRRDAGTLVIAIEILPRGFDPRFSTNNTYSARIMQLIYDTLLVKDDNFELIPSLAEKFEESEDHQIFTFHLRPNVRFHNDKPLTAADVKYTFQSLLSPELKSPIRGLLDKISSIETPDAMTVVFRAREPYYTFLANLPAIGIIPDGAGVEMSTAPIGSGPYKFVSYTEGDAVKLAANPNYWGGAPHIPRVEVKFVADNSTRQAEVMSGDIDLAYNTGFDPETVRALRGRRGTQVIEVKGVNVDYMGVNLAPSSPMSNAKVRQAVAYAIDRDVIIKRLLRDQATRAEAILPTSHWAYEKNVRVYDHDPERAKQLLDEAGFKDPDGDGAEMRLTIKIMTNTTQITRNIASVMKEQLRQVGINLELESFEFATLLDKVTKGQFDMYYLRVIGANHNTDVFQFIYHSRYQNTEFNDAIARLRAETDTTKMQPLLNTLAANLAKKQFCPNARVQALAGKAESTNEASEKKQIYLDIARLLTDRGGQNRMRYCNPQLDQWIVEAERANDRAAKLDLYAKIQKQVAEDLPQIYLWYQSNVLVASSRVANIELDQYGSWYFIAKLTLAEK
- a CDS encoding energy transducer TonB, with the protein product MKMKFRLSVFLVVFSCALVSLAQDKERDCGFSKYKATRRSHEKEKMRVAPEYPQFAKEARIQGSIIVKVLLDEKGDVIKACGLTGHPLLWDVAQKAAMEWKFGTYTSSSLNNKNAQVYRVTVITFNFNLNQQ